A single Defluviitalea saccharophila DNA region contains:
- a CDS encoding Hsp70 family protein, with the protein MSYLGIDLGTTNSVAVIYKDKTDEMEVVKIDGVDEILPSVVHYGDDGVIVGSEAKSGAIIYPETTVISVKRFMGQSEKIKVGEAEKSPEEISSEILKKLKSAAESQSGETFDEVVITHPAYFNDRQIFATKKAGELAGFKNVHLLSEPLAAAIEYGYRQGYAQTLLVYDLGGGTFDACVLKVSQDEHGQEVFQELSDVGDMNLGGDDFDSELIRLMKEHFHKETGIDLDRLETAERKRVLQKLKQEAEQAKKKLSGTNKVAIRIHPLLIHEGVPKNLVMELTREQFEALIRKYVDRSREIIEEALKRAGKEPDEISKVILVGGSTLIPMVKRMVGGYIKEPYRATDPAKSVAMGASIYNYLIHLPNSNVKVGQITRQIFGTEAVVNLSTMEKKLIPIIPMGSPIPAKVSDNNFASMSGASSVQVDVYQWEQGNEEEKKYIGSVMLSGLSGTTQLEITYAINENNLFEVFVKDLSSGKTERAEFDRDKVMPPPRKEEKVVSENMNIVFIIDTTGSMDTYINGVKDRAIEFSNILRSKGIGFQLGLIGFGDLREKEKPSVYNFTNDVEKFQRQVKNIPRTYGGDIPESSLEAIETGIELLKTSRVDKDGGKNIFILITDAPPHVPTEGGKYVPEIAAMLRENNITTYVVARKDKISIDSYDPLTRPDGKYYDLQEKFTDILDNIAMSIAELVRL; encoded by the coding sequence ATGAGTTATTTAGGAATAGATTTGGGAACTACAAACTCAGTGGCAGTGATTTATAAAGATAAAACCGATGAAATGGAAGTCGTAAAAATTGACGGCGTAGACGAAATCCTGCCTTCCGTAGTTCACTATGGAGACGATGGTGTTATCGTAGGAAGTGAAGCAAAGTCCGGAGCGATTATATACCCTGAAACCACTGTGATCTCAGTAAAGAGATTTATGGGGCAGTCCGAAAAGATTAAAGTAGGAGAAGCAGAAAAATCTCCAGAAGAAATCAGCAGTGAAATCTTAAAAAAATTAAAAAGTGCTGCGGAAAGCCAAAGTGGAGAGACCTTTGATGAAGTGGTCATAACCCATCCGGCATACTTTAACGACAGACAAATATTTGCCACCAAAAAAGCAGGAGAATTGGCGGGATTTAAAAATGTTCATCTTTTATCTGAGCCACTGGCTGCGGCAATAGAATACGGCTACAGACAAGGCTATGCCCAGACCCTTTTGGTATACGATTTAGGTGGAGGAACTTTTGATGCCTGTGTTTTAAAGGTATCTCAGGATGAACACGGTCAAGAAGTATTCCAGGAATTATCAGACGTAGGGGATATGAATCTTGGCGGAGACGATTTTGACAGCGAACTCATCAGACTTATGAAAGAACATTTTCATAAAGAAACAGGGATTGATTTAGATCGTCTGGAAACGGCTGAAAGAAAAAGAGTCCTTCAGAAACTGAAACAAGAAGCAGAGCAGGCAAAGAAAAAACTTTCCGGAACGAATAAAGTAGCGATTAGAATTCATCCCCTTTTAATTCATGAGGGCGTTCCTAAAAATTTAGTAATGGAATTGACAAGAGAACAGTTTGAAGCACTGATTAGAAAATATGTAGACAGAAGCCGTGAAATTATAGAAGAGGCATTAAAACGGGCAGGAAAAGAGCCGGATGAAATCTCAAAAGTGATTTTAGTAGGCGGCTCAACCCTTATCCCCATGGTAAAACGCATGGTGGGAGGATATATTAAAGAACCTTATCGTGCTACAGACCCGGCAAAAAGCGTGGCAATGGGAGCTTCTATTTATAACTATTTAATCCACCTTCCCAACAGCAATGTAAAAGTAGGTCAAATTACAAGACAAATTTTTGGTACGGAAGCCGTAGTCAATTTAAGTACTATGGAGAAAAAACTCATCCCCATTATACCTATGGGAAGTCCAATACCGGCAAAGGTTTCAGATAACAATTTTGCCAGTATGTCCGGAGCTTCTTCCGTACAAGTGGATGTGTATCAATGGGAACAGGGAAATGAAGAAGAGAAGAAATATATAGGCAGTGTTATGCTATCCGGACTTAGCGGAACGACTCAGTTAGAAATTACTTATGCTATAAACGAAAACAACCTCTTTGAAGTATTTGTAAAGGATTTATCCAGCGGGAAAACAGAAAGGGCGGAATTTGACAGAGATAAGGTAATGCCGCCTCCAAGGAAAGAAGAAAAAGTTGTCTCAGAAAATATGAACATCGTATTTATCATAGACACCACAGGAAGTATGGATACTTATATTAACGGAGTAAAAGATCGGGCAATAGAATTTTCTAATATCCTAAGAAGCAAAGGAATAGGCTTCCAACTTGGTCTTATAGGCTTTGGAGATTTAAGAGAAAAAGAAAAACCAAGCGTTTATAATTTTACAAACGACGTGGAAAAATTCCAAAGACAAGTAAAGAATATCCCAAGAACCTATGGAGGAGATATTCCTGAATCCTCTTTAGAAGCCATAGAAACAGGAATAGAACTTCTAAAAACCTCCAGAGTCGATAAAGACGGGGGCAAAAACATCTTTATTCTTATTACCGATGCGCCTCCCCATGTACCTACTGAAGGAGGAAAATACGTTCCTGAAATTGCTGCTATGCTTAGAGAAAATAATATCACTACCTATGTCGTAGCAAGAAAAGACAAAATTAGCATTGACAGTTATGACCCATTAACAAGACCTGACGGAAAATATTATGATTTGCAAGAAAAGTTTACGGATATCTTAGACAATATCGCCATGAGTATTGCTGAATTGGTTCGACTATAA
- a CDS encoding Hsp70 family protein, whose amino-acid sequence MNWEEYKKQIEEKGDVPEEWYILGIDLGTTNSVISYWDNSNKKPEPIDISNGFGKIPLPSVVQYRGDEGSEEEWVIGEEAYRSMKIYPDTTIRSIKRKMGTNEKIKIADKEYLPEEISAMILKALINHCESMNPNAEIAGCVVSVPYDFDDAAKKATMKACELAGLKDKLICLIEEPKAAALAYNFRHQLSQDEKIMVFDFGGGTLDITLFHVVEKDDYHIKLQVISEGGEAYHGGDNIDEIILEQCYKYIENKTGQKKEDITVENQAELIMRARETKERLSGVKSFRIPFTFCIPPFVEQITRDEFEKLINNFIEKTRKLVLKALREAYIGALLPDDIDRVLLEGGSSSMPWVKDMLIGIFNDENKIYTSERPALDISLGATYYAAMKMGLLTHPDLQAEKVDVEFEVTVPHDIGLEVDHGSRKSFFTMIKRGTPYALAKKSHVFTLTGKTPEDMTTLELKILERIDKEDTIENCKLIGEVQIQGLPERPSGKTKLQVTLSVEEEGGLVKGVVEDIGFGDVYAPSGFKQSFDPSRFNKTVLEG is encoded by the coding sequence ATGAATTGGGAAGAATACAAAAAGCAAATTGAAGAAAAAGGGGATGTACCTGAAGAATGGTATATTCTTGGCATCGACTTAGGAACTACTAATTCCGTCATTAGTTATTGGGATAATTCCAATAAAAAGCCGGAACCAATAGATATAAGCAATGGATTTGGAAAAATTCCTCTGCCCTCTGTTGTTCAGTATAGGGGAGATGAAGGCAGTGAAGAAGAGTGGGTTATAGGAGAAGAAGCCTATAGGTCCATGAAAATATATCCCGATACAACGATACGCTCCATTAAAAGAAAGATGGGAACCAATGAAAAGATCAAAATAGCTGATAAAGAATATCTGCCGGAAGAAATCTCAGCCATGATTTTAAAGGCATTAATTAATCACTGTGAAAGCATGAACCCCAATGCCGAGATTGCTGGCTGCGTGGTTTCCGTGCCCTATGATTTTGATGATGCAGCCAAAAAAGCAACGATGAAAGCCTGTGAATTAGCAGGTTTAAAGGATAAATTAATTTGCTTGATTGAAGAACCTAAAGCAGCAGCTTTAGCCTATAATTTCCGCCATCAGCTTTCTCAGGACGAGAAAATCATGGTCTTTGACTTTGGCGGAGGAACCTTAGATATTACCTTATTTCATGTAGTAGAAAAGGATGACTATCATATTAAGCTTCAAGTGATCAGTGAAGGCGGAGAAGCTTATCATGGCGGAGACAATATTGACGAAATCATTTTAGAACAATGCTACAAATACATTGAAAATAAAACCGGGCAAAAGAAGGAAGACATCACAGTAGAAAATCAAGCAGAACTGATTATGCGTGCCAGAGAAACGAAAGAAAGACTTTCTGGAGTAAAAAGTTTTAGAATTCCCTTTACTTTCTGCATACCTCCTTTCGTCGAGCAGATTACAAGGGATGAATTTGAAAAACTCATTAACAACTTTATAGAAAAAACAAGAAAATTAGTTCTTAAGGCATTGCGAGAAGCCTATATCGGAGCACTTCTCCCGGACGACATTGATAGAGTCTTACTTGAAGGCGGCTCTTCAAGTATGCCTTGGGTTAAAGATATGCTTATAGGCATCTTTAATGATGAGAATAAAATTTATACTTCTGAAAGACCTGCATTAGATATTTCCCTAGGAGCAACCTATTATGCCGCTATGAAAATGGGATTGCTCACTCATCCGGATTTACAGGCTGAAAAGGTGGATGTAGAATTTGAAGTAACAGTTCCCCATGATATTGGCTTAGAAGTAGATCACGGTAGCAGGAAATCTTTCTTTACCATGATAAAAAGAGGAACGCCATATGCTTTGGCCAAAAAAAGTCATGTATTTACCCTGACCGGGAAAACACCGGAAGATATGACAACTTTGGAACTTAAAATACTAGAAAGAATTGATAAAGAAGATACTATTGAAAACTGTAAATTAATCGGTGAAGTACAAATACAAGGTTTGCCAGAGCGTCCTTCCGGCAAGACCAAACTGCAAGTCACTCTGTCCGTTGAAGAAGAAGGTGGCCTTGTAAAAGGCGTAGTAGAAGATATAGGTTTTGGAGATGTATATGCACCCAGTGGCTTTAAACAAAGTTTTGATCCAAGCCGGTTTAATAAGACAGTATTGGAGGGATAA
- a CDS encoding DUF5716 family protein — translation MSWKIFKKQIASADFNDETKFVLGIDIGTKSTKVAIWNVNRKVAELIDMSGGYGNPSIPTVMQYIPENREWVYGEYALLNKGYFDDITIHNILSKLGTKELIDISGKPMNIPSLLSRYIKEIIEMCKNINPNGEVVGVVAAVPDYFSESAREELVRAFSMAGLDKALITLMSYRECILRYLNFEAPLNEEDKILFIDYGGQQIRGGLIQVNLKDEINVEGESLSFLFDSSLGGKKIDQLLKEIFIKFYCHETGIFETQLTGEILHQIEVFAYQNKSLLFQNYYKRKPTKLYFNFAYPAFQKTVSVEDLDQWIEPFAESVKAFIASLLNKTIYGKIGKEEIQKVIAVGGGFEMNWMKELLENEFSGIPIICPKEAEGTVALGACIGAASYLGILPEQMLELTDHHQLTSDIGIKGIFEKELRFIPLIEKNTFWWQKAKPKIFILDTEGNNTLDIPIYKRNEQGEIIPIHTIQLNNLPKRPSRTIRLKFSMEFRQYDQIETEIRDCGFGEFFPPSDFAQKFIIGL, via the coding sequence ATGAGCTGGAAAATATTCAAAAAGCAAATAGCATCTGCTGATTTTAATGATGAAACCAAGTTTGTACTTGGAATAGATATAGGTACAAAATCTACGAAAGTTGCTATTTGGAATGTTAATAGAAAAGTAGCAGAATTAATTGATATGAGTGGAGGCTATGGTAATCCTTCCATCCCTACGGTCATGCAGTATATACCTGAAAACAGAGAATGGGTTTATGGAGAATATGCCTTGTTGAATAAGGGATACTTTGATGATATTACGATACACAATATCTTATCGAAACTGGGAACAAAAGAACTTATTGATATTAGCGGCAAACCTATGAATATTCCCAGTTTATTAAGCAGATATATTAAAGAAATCATAGAAATGTGTAAAAACATAAACCCCAATGGAGAAGTCGTAGGGGTAGTTGCTGCGGTGCCGGATTATTTTTCTGAGAGCGCCAGAGAAGAACTTGTACGAGCATTTTCTATGGCTGGTCTGGACAAAGCCTTAATAACTCTTATGAGTTACAGAGAATGCATATTAAGATATCTTAACTTTGAAGCACCTCTAAATGAAGAAGACAAAATTTTATTTATCGATTATGGCGGACAGCAGATTAGAGGAGGTTTAATTCAGGTTAATCTTAAAGATGAAATTAATGTTGAAGGTGAAAGTTTGTCTTTTCTATTTGATTCTTCTCTCGGAGGGAAAAAAATTGATCAATTACTGAAAGAAATATTTATTAAGTTTTATTGTCATGAGACTGGAATTTTTGAGACTCAGTTAACAGGAGAGATTCTTCACCAGATAGAAGTGTTTGCTTATCAAAACAAAAGTCTTCTATTCCAAAATTATTATAAAAGGAAACCTACAAAATTATACTTTAATTTCGCTTATCCAGCTTTTCAAAAGACGGTTTCTGTAGAAGATTTAGACCAGTGGATAGAGCCTTTTGCAGAAAGTGTCAAAGCGTTTATTGCATCTCTTTTAAATAAAACCATTTATGGAAAAATTGGAAAAGAAGAAATACAGAAAGTGATTGCTGTTGGCGGCGGTTTTGAAATGAATTGGATGAAAGAGCTTTTAGAAAATGAGTTTTCTGGAATACCTATTATTTGCCCAAAAGAAGCTGAAGGAACCGTTGCCCTGGGGGCATGTATCGGAGCGGCTTCTTATCTGGGAATACTTCCTGAGCAAATGTTAGAATTAACGGACCATCATCAATTAACCTCGGACATAGGCATCAAAGGTATATTTGAAAAAGAACTTAGATTCATTCCTTTGATTGAAAAAAATACATTTTGGTGGCAGAAAGCAAAACCTAAAATATTCATTTTAGATACTGAGGGAAACAATACTTTAGACATACCCATATATAAAAGAAATGAACAAGGAGAAATTATACCTATTCATACGATACAGTTAAACAATTTGCCCAAACGACCCTCTCGAACCATTCGTTTGAAATTTTCTATGGAATTCAGGCAGTACGATCAAATAGAGACAGAGATCAGAGACTGCGGATTTGGAGAATTCTTTCCACCCTCAGACTTTGCTCAAAAATTTATTATCGGGTTATAA
- the grpE gene encoding nucleotide exchange factor GrpE, whose protein sequence is MLKDYPPLLQQSSELVEAWRKTLQAFDQFTEQSVKGCFFHMKMKVMLKILHHLSEENKLSVYDEKIFEYFQHLMNHYQGTIQLFKDHEQDIKTGRAKEILSGICTVLSSQLKQFKENQMVEQGISDPKSSENPIKIEKERFLTEEKINILNQLDDIETQWISDEMGKTMKHFRKYLMDLTKDHTLQTQCIQEIYGGLIQSLKSPLYRCYAKKSKKGIEKLNDFHLRKAANFYYESIKQEKENVEAIIKIQVNALEEEMKNEAYEDREQEIIQGILHTIREAYQHLGKEIEELEQFFKEAEKQPNKISISSPEEFETYLRTQGMDSYINDLNIRNKLNYKDRMIVDFIEAYTAFNQAWKVFKAELFNHYKEKLNQNDVLERITLKLQNTMELSQKIIYSFTDFYEKTKNGAGEITETEYAPIIEGIGETINIKIESLKESLEFFSDIKDEVLERASEELKDPIIEKEFEKIAEELYNNFMMEFIREIPMEESNFTEKNIAFLDGKEEEGLIYLSQRLLRRQEKIEQEANKKIIKFLREHLLFEMSTYEEIINYSVSKLRESKEEAIISYVKNIDALTQSIEGILKAYKIEFIYPTPHEKFNGKEHEVLMAEVKEGFEKGEIIKTMNKGYMLEGQIILKANVIAGK, encoded by the coding sequence TTTTGATCAATTTACTGAACAAAGTGTAAAAGGTTGTTTTTTTCATATGAAAATGAAGGTGATGCTTAAAATTCTGCATCACCTAAGCGAAGAGAATAAACTGTCTGTATATGATGAAAAAATCTTTGAGTATTTCCAGCATCTCATGAATCATTATCAAGGGACCATTCAATTATTTAAAGATCATGAGCAAGACATTAAAACAGGAAGAGCCAAGGAAATACTTAGCGGAATATGTACCGTCCTTTCTTCTCAATTAAAACAATTTAAAGAAAATCAGATGGTGGAGCAGGGCATCAGCGACCCTAAATCCAGTGAAAATCCGATCAAAATAGAAAAAGAAAGATTTTTAACGGAAGAAAAGATTAATATCTTAAATCAACTGGACGATATTGAGACACAATGGATAAGCGATGAAATGGGTAAAACCATGAAACATTTTAGAAAATATTTAATGGATTTAACTAAAGATCATACCCTGCAGACCCAATGTATCCAAGAGATCTATGGCGGTTTAATACAGAGCTTAAAGAGTCCGTTATATAGGTGCTATGCTAAAAAGTCCAAAAAAGGCATTGAGAAATTAAATGATTTTCATTTAAGAAAAGCTGCAAACTTTTATTATGAGTCCATAAAGCAAGAAAAAGAGAATGTGGAAGCTATTATTAAAATTCAAGTGAATGCCCTGGAAGAAGAAATGAAGAACGAAGCTTACGAAGACAGGGAGCAGGAAATCATACAAGGAATACTGCATACCATAAGAGAAGCCTATCAGCACCTGGGTAAAGAAATAGAAGAATTAGAGCAGTTTTTTAAAGAAGCTGAAAAACAGCCGAATAAGATTAGCATATCCAGTCCAGAAGAATTTGAAACCTATCTTAGAACTCAAGGCATGGATTCCTATATCAATGATCTTAATATAAGAAATAAATTAAATTATAAAGATAGAATGATCGTTGATTTTATTGAAGCCTATACTGCTTTTAACCAAGCATGGAAGGTATTTAAGGCAGAGCTTTTCAATCATTACAAAGAAAAATTGAATCAAAACGATGTATTGGAAAGAATCACCCTAAAGCTTCAAAATACTATGGAATTAAGTCAAAAAATTATATATTCATTTACAGACTTCTACGAAAAAACTAAAAATGGCGCAGGAGAAATCACAGAAACCGAATATGCTCCTATTATAGAAGGCATTGGTGAAACGATAAATATAAAAATAGAAAGTCTAAAAGAAAGTTTAGAGTTTTTCTCCGATATAAAAGATGAAGTCCTTGAAAGGGCTTCTGAGGAACTTAAAGACCCCATCATTGAAAAAGAATTTGAGAAAATCGCCGAAGAGCTGTATAACAATTTTATGATGGAGTTCATAAGAGAGATTCCTATGGAAGAATCCAATTTTACTGAGAAAAATATAGCTTTCTTAGACGGAAAAGAAGAAGAAGGCCTTATATATTTATCTCAAAGACTACTTCGCAGACAGGAAAAAATAGAACAGGAAGCCAATAAAAAAATCATTAAATTCTTAAGAGAACATTTGTTATTTGAAATGAGTACCTATGAAGAGATCATAAATTATTCCGTTTCAAAACTAAGGGAAAGCAAAGAAGAAGCTATCATTTCCTACGTAAAAAATATTGATGCACTAACACAGTCCATAGAAGGCATTCTAAAGGCATATAAAATCGAATTTATCTATCCAACTCCTCATGAAAAGTTCAACGGAAAAGAACATGAAGTACTCATGGCAGAGGTTAAAGAAGGTTTTGAAAAAGGTGAAATTATAAAAACAATGAATAAAGGCTATATGTTAGAAGGTCAAATCATATTAAAGGCTAATGTTATAGCAGGAAAATAG